Proteins found in one Lysinibacillus fusiformis genomic segment:
- a CDS encoding SMI1/KNR4 family protein — translation MRTAYFANLLHYLPQEEQQQLQQAVGASDAQIQALLEVFPNCPQALIELLQDVNGTYYCQHGQETISVLVLGSDLGDYPYYLKSVEQIVKDYHDKRETIHERYQEFLAYVEVDEKINMHVPLNERLCFADCMNNGGTSSLYIDFTPNEAGQVGQVVRYVHDPDSFEVIAASFEEYLLQLIEGDYEFTAIYEEEFE, via the coding sequence ATGCGTACAGCTTATTTTGCGAATTTATTACACTACTTACCACAGGAGGAGCAGCAACAATTACAACAGGCTGTTGGTGCTTCAGATGCACAAATTCAGGCTTTGTTAGAAGTATTTCCGAATTGCCCACAAGCATTGATTGAGCTATTACAGGATGTCAATGGTACCTATTATTGTCAGCATGGGCAAGAAACCATCAGTGTTCTAGTACTAGGCTCTGATTTAGGGGATTACCCGTATTATTTAAAATCGGTGGAGCAAATCGTAAAAGATTACCATGACAAGCGTGAAACGATTCATGAGCGCTATCAGGAATTTTTAGCGTATGTTGAAGTAGATGAAAAGATTAATATGCATGTCCCGTTAAATGAACGTTTATGCTTTGCGGATTGTATGAATAATGGGGGCACATCGAGCCTATATATTGATTTTACGCCAAATGAAGCAGGGCAAGTTGGTCAGGTGGTTCGTTATGTGCATGATCCTGATAGCTTTGAGGTGATCGCGGCTTCCTTTGAGGAATATTTACTGCAACTTATAGAGGGAGACTATGAATTCACCGCTATTTACGAGGAGGAATTCGAATGA
- a CDS encoding GNAT family N-acetyltransferase: MNHIIEAKREHLQALYTIDQEVIGDSSREGEIQQAIEEKRCLLYQSADTIAGFLLFSNDFFGYSFISLVIVKPSERRKGVASALMMAYMNMAKTSKVFSSTNQSNKRMQQLFHNLGFVKSGFIDNLDEGDPEMIYMKQASPQT, from the coding sequence TTGAACCATATCATCGAAGCAAAAAGAGAGCATTTACAAGCACTTTATACAATCGATCAAGAAGTGATTGGTGATTCATCCAGAGAGGGAGAAATTCAACAAGCTATCGAAGAGAAACGCTGTTTGCTCTACCAATCCGCCGATACCATTGCGGGGTTTCTGCTATTTAGCAATGACTTTTTTGGCTATAGCTTTATTTCCTTAGTCATTGTCAAGCCGTCCGAGCGCAGAAAAGGCGTTGCGTCTGCCTTAATGATGGCTTATATGAACATGGCTAAAACATCAAAAGTTTTCTCCTCTACAAATCAGTCCAATAAGCGGATGCAACAGCTTTTTCACAACCTAGGCTTTGTCAAAAGTGGTTTTATTGACAATTTAGATGAGGGAGACCCAGAAATGATTTATATGAAACAAGCCTCACCACAAACATAG
- a CDS encoding histidine phosphatase family protein, with protein MTEIYFVRHAHAHYSVDEYHRPLSAQGERDAERVTNLLKHQRIDAVYTSPYRRAIQTVEGIAHARHLPVQTIDALKERQLSSGVLEDFHAAVQREWHEPSFAWAGGESNQQAMARTIPSLRNILLTHPQQSVVIGTHGNIMVLMMHYFDAQYDYAFWQKLSMPDIYRLSFQGLSLQEVTRVWQEI; from the coding sequence ATGACCGAAATTTATTTTGTTAGACACGCACATGCCCATTATTCAGTGGATGAATATCATCGTCCACTATCTGCTCAGGGAGAAAGGGATGCAGAGCGTGTCACAAATCTATTGAAACATCAACGAATCGATGCGGTATATACTAGTCCCTATCGAAGAGCCATTCAAACAGTGGAGGGAATTGCACACGCTCGACATTTACCCGTCCAAACGATCGATGCTTTAAAAGAACGACAGCTTTCTAGTGGTGTGCTGGAGGATTTTCATGCAGCAGTTCAGCGGGAGTGGCATGAGCCAAGCTTTGCATGGGCGGGAGGGGAGTCCAATCAACAGGCGATGGCTCGCACTATTCCAAGTTTGCGAAACATCCTTCTCACGCATCCGCAGCAGTCTGTCGTGATCGGTACACATGGCAATATCATGGTGTTAATGATGCACTATTTTGATGCCCAGTACGATTACGCATTTTGGCAAAAGTTAAGTATGCCAGATATCTATCGATTATCCTTTCAAGGGCTATCTTTACAGGAAGTAACACGTGTGTGGCAAGAGATCTGA
- a CDS encoding class I SAM-dependent methyltransferase: protein MKQNIYDNPIFFHQYKTLRQKAYNYNRLLEQPTMKALLPPLTNLRVLDIGCGMGDFAKYCIDHQAKHVTALDVSSNMLTIAKQAHAHPRIDYQLQAIEDYEAPSNSFDCITSSLSLHYVKDFDAVIAQIAHMLRPNGVFIFSVEHPIATARHTTEDNWIYDDHHHPLHYAVDHYQDEGLREQTWLVEGVVKYHRTLATMVNTLIAHGLTIDKIVEPIPSQEAIQQLPSIEKELRKPSFLFIKVKK from the coding sequence GCATATAATTATAATCGTCTTTTAGAGCAGCCCACTATGAAGGCCTTACTTCCACCTTTAACAAATTTACGGGTACTTGATATTGGCTGTGGTATGGGTGATTTCGCCAAGTATTGTATCGACCATCAAGCCAAGCATGTAACCGCATTAGATGTGTCGAGCAATATGCTGACCATTGCCAAGCAGGCGCATGCTCACCCTCGAATTGACTATCAGCTACAGGCAATAGAGGATTATGAAGCACCCTCGAATAGCTTTGATTGTATAACCAGCTCCCTATCGCTTCATTATGTCAAAGATTTTGATGCGGTAATTGCTCAAATTGCTCACATGCTTCGTCCTAACGGTGTATTTATTTTCTCTGTGGAACATCCTATTGCTACAGCTCGTCACACAACGGAAGATAATTGGATATATGATGACCATCATCACCCTCTGCACTACGCAGTGGATCATTACCAGGATGAAGGCTTGCGTGAGCAAACATGGTTGGTGGAGGGTGTTGTCAAATATCATCGCACCTTAGCAACAATGGTTAATACATTGATTGCTCATGGGTTAACGATTGATAAAATCGTAGAACCGATTCCAAGCCAAGAAGCCATTCAACAGCTTCCTTCCATTGAAAAGGAGCTACGCAAACCGTCCTTTTTATTTATCAAAGTAAAAAAATAA
- a CDS encoding GNAT family N-acetyltransferase, translating to MEHYLKTFLTGQSITLQQMTSADLEAFIAIESEITSLLLANDEIPFPQTVEDHTAFFNSISGKKEEFFFGIYEKASHQLIGSCAVYSVNWQNSTCSVGISIGKEWHGKGYGTDAMKTLIDFIFQYIAVQKIKLQVFSFNPAAIRSYEKCGFTKEGILRQEIFRFGTFHDVVVFGLLRSEWERN from the coding sequence ATGGAACACTATTTAAAAACATTTTTAACAGGTCAATCGATCACTTTACAGCAAATGACTTCTGCTGACCTAGAGGCTTTTATAGCCATCGAAAGCGAAATCACCTCTTTGCTACTTGCTAATGATGAGATTCCTTTTCCACAAACTGTAGAGGATCACACCGCTTTCTTTAACAGTATCAGTGGGAAAAAGGAGGAATTCTTTTTCGGCATTTATGAAAAAGCGTCCCATCAGCTGATTGGCTCCTGTGCCGTTTATTCAGTGAATTGGCAAAATAGCACGTGCTCTGTGGGGATTTCAATCGGAAAAGAGTGGCACGGCAAGGGCTATGGCACAGATGCAATGAAAACGCTTATTGATTTTATATTCCAATATATAGCTGTTCAGAAAATCAAGCTTCAGGTTTTTAGCTTTAACCCAGCAGCTATTCGCTCCTATGAGAAATGCGGCTTCACAAAAGAAGGCATTTTACGCCAAGAAATTTTCCGCTTCGGTACATTCCATGATGTAGTAGTATTTGGCCTCTTACGCTCCGAATGGGAGAGAAATTAA
- a CDS encoding GNAT family N-acetyltransferase — protein sequence MTMLLMFYEDKAQHLVEQYTLTEEQLRYTKSPKESIELAKQDNSRHAILAMDGNKLVTFFILHEKEGVTLYSSNEQALLIRSFSTDFYEQGKGYAKTALHLLPDFVRKHFPHINELVLGVNVPNIAAQELYKRCGFVDEGRQAKGLREELKVMSYYLKEVNN from the coding sequence ATGACCATGCTGCTCATGTTCTATGAGGACAAGGCACAGCATTTAGTGGAACAATATACGCTAACAGAAGAGCAGCTCCGCTATACTAAGTCTCCAAAAGAGAGCATTGAACTTGCTAAGCAGGATAATAGTCGACATGCTATTTTAGCGATGGATGGTAACAAGCTAGTCACCTTTTTTATCTTACATGAAAAAGAAGGGGTGACGCTTTACTCCTCCAATGAACAGGCGCTATTAATCCGTTCCTTTTCCACCGATTTTTATGAGCAGGGAAAAGGCTACGCCAAAACGGCACTCCACTTATTACCTGACTTTGTTCGCAAGCATTTCCCGCACATCAATGAGCTGGTGCTAGGGGTGAATGTGCCAAATATAGCGGCACAGGAACTTTATAAGCGTTGCGGCTTTGTCGATGAAGGCAGACAGGCGAAGGGACTTCGAGAGGAGCTAAAGGTGATGAGCTATTATTTGAAGGAGGTTAATAATTGA